DNA from Aquaspirillum sp. LM1:
CATACCCCGGCGGCAATCACCCGGCGGCGCTGGGCGGCCAGGGCAGGATCGATGGCCGGGGTCATGTGCGCACCCCCCGCGCGCTATCCTCCCGCGTGTGCCAGTGGGCCAGCGCGTGGCCCGTTTTGTTCTGGGTCAGATCAATGCAGCACAACATGGTGAGTCTCCTCGTGACAAGCGCTTGACGGATCAATGGACCGCCATCGTCGCCCTGCCTTCATCACTCGTGTGGTGGTGTGCCAGGCAGACGCATGCAAAAAATATTAGACCGATCGTCTAATTAATGCAAATATAGTCTGTCCAGCCAGCCGGGACCCATTCAGCCAACACGGCAACAGGCTTATTTCTGCGCAGGTTGGCGTACATATTTTTGATTTTGCTGGGTTTTACGTTTTGCCCAAACATAATTCCAGAATTCATCCGCGCACTGCCTAGCGGCGTGCAGCCCCCAAGGAAAGGCCTGCCATGGCACAAGACAGCTCCCGCCCCGACTTCTGGGAAACCCGTTATCAGCAAGGTGTGACCCCCTGGGACGCTGGGCAGATGCCGCGTCAGTTTGTCGCCTTTGCCACCCGCCGCCCAGCGGGTGAACGGGTGCTGGTACCCGGCTGTGGCAGCGGCTACGAGGTGCGCGGGCTGGCCGAGCATGGCGCGCAGGTGCTGGCGGTGGATTTCAGCCCGGCGGCGGTCAGCCTGGCGCGTGAGGTGTTGGGTGAATACGCCGACTGCGTGCAGCAGGGCGATTTTTTCCTGATTGACCAACCGCCATTTGACTGGGTGTACGAGCGGGCACTGCTGTGCGCGCTGCCACCCAAAGTGTGGGCCGACTGGGGCCGCAAAATGGCCGAGTTGGTGAAACCGGGCGGCGTGCTGGCCGGCTACTTCTTTTTTGCCGACACCCCAAAAGGCCCGCCATTTGGCACCACGCCGGATCAACTGGCCCAGTTGCTGGGGACGCACTTCACCCTGCTGGAACAGGCCCCCGCCGATGACAGCCTGCCGGTATTTGCCGGGCGGGAGCAGTGGATGGTCTGGCAACGCTGCGACAATTTGTCGCATTGATCCCATCGGTCCAAGCTCCGTATCATCCGGTACTTTTCCGTTTTTTTCTGGAGCCTGACCATGAAACGCCTGTTTGCCCTGGCCCTGCTGGCCGTCTGTGCGACTGCCAATGCCCACGATTACACGGTGGGCGAGCTGAAAATCGTCCACCCCTGGGCACGGGCCACCCCTGGCACCATCCAGAATGGCGCCGCCTACATGACGCTGACCAACACCGGTAAACAAGCTGACCGACTGGTATCGGCCAGCACCGAGGCTGCCGGCATTACCGAGCTGCACACCCA
Protein-coding regions in this window:
- a CDS encoding methyltransferase — encoded protein: MAQDSSRPDFWETRYQQGVTPWDAGQMPRQFVAFATRRPAGERVLVPGCGSGYEVRGLAEHGAQVLAVDFSPAAVSLAREVLGEYADCVQQGDFFLIDQPPFDWVYERALLCALPPKVWADWGRKMAELVKPGGVLAGYFFFADTPKGPPFGTTPDQLAQLLGTHFTLLEQAPADDSLPVFAGREQWMVWQRCDNLSH